A stretch of DNA from Salmo trutta chromosome 12, fSalTru1.1, whole genome shotgun sequence:
gtgtatcaatacacccagtcactcccgagtggtgcagcggtctaaggcactgcatctcagtgctagaggcgtcactacagaccctggtttgattccagactgtatcacaaccggccattaTTGGGAGTCCCACTGTGGCAGCGCACAATTGGGGCTCAGTGTGTGCTGAGCTcagtgttcttaactgacttgccaatttaaataaaggttaaataaaaagaagatacAGGCATACTTCCTAACTCTGTTGCTGGAtcggaaggaaaccgctcagggatttcactatgaggccaatggtgactttaagagagtttaatggctgtgataggagaaaactgaggatggatcgaaCACATTGTAGTTTCTAAGctaaatgacagaatgaaaagaaggaagcctgtacagaatacaaatattccaaaacatgcacacTTTTTTTGTTTATCTGATTGAATCAAACCCTAAGAATGGACACATCTCTCAACATGCTCACAACCCGCCAAATACAGTATTTGAGGAGGAGAAATatctttgttttttttacagcttttctgctacatatacatacattttacatatacatacaaatccaacacatcactgagtaccaccatattttcaagcatggtggtggctgcatcatgttatgggtattcttgtCATCAGAATACacatttaatttttaatacatttgcaaacatttctaaaaacatgttttcactttgccattaggGGGTAttagtgtgtagatgggtgagaaaaattaTCAATTTAAtccaacaacaaaatgtggaattatacaaggggtatgaatactttctgaagcgaCTGTATATCTACACCTACTAAAACCTATATTAGTCACAAAATGATCTTTCTGCTTATACAGAATCTGGTGTTAACCACTTCTCTATTGAAGGCAGTGTCTCTGTGAAACATAGTGTTTCCCTGTTGATTCTGAGCACGCAGATCTAGCTGAAGTGACTAAGAATGAGCTCCTGGCGGATTCGGACTGCCTCCAAGTCCACAGCCTCTGGCTTTCGACTGCCGTCGTCTGACTGGTCTGGTATATCAGTCCTCTCAAACGTCCAGGCATCCAAGCCTGATTGCAATGACACGTTGTGCAAGACGCAGCAGGCCAGAATGATGTGAGAGCACTTCTCAGGTGAGTACTGAAGGTAGCCTTTGGACCCATCTAGGCAACGGAAACGGGTTTGAATGGCCCTGAACGTGCGGTCCACAATCTCATGAGTGGCAGTGTGAGCCAGGTTGTATCGAAAGTCTGCTGAAGTTTCTGGGTACTGGACAGGTGTCATCAGCCATTTCTTTAAAGGATAGTGGCAGTCTCCTACAAGAAAAGGCATGGCTAGGTTAGATATTATGAAAGAGGGAGGCTTGAAGAGCAAGACAATAAAATTTTTTTTTCAACAATGAAAGTTTCAAATGGAAGATTATGAGCTATATTACCTAATAACCAGCCTTCGTGATTTTCCTGCTCTTCCAATTCCTTGTACACTGAAGACTGTTTAAATATGCAGTTATCCAGTAAGCTGCCAGGCCAGTTAGTCTCTGCACTGAGCAAAAGTCCCCTGGCATCACACACAAGTTGACAGTTTATTGAATGGAAGCCTTTCTTATTGACATATGAAGAATCATCTGCATTAGGTGCCTTAATGGCTATATGGGCACAGTCTACAACACCCATGACGTTAGGTATTCCCGCTACCCTGAAAAACTCCTCTTTGGACTGCTGTTTTGTGGCTTCGTCTCTCATGAATCCTATGCACTCTGGAGCTTTCTCAACCAGTGCCTTGGTTACATTTGTCACACAGCGACTCATGGAAGCCTGGCTAATGCCAATGGCATCTCCCATCCTCGTCTGGAAGGATCCTGAGGTATAGAATCCTAAAGCAGCAAGAATCTGAACTTCTGGGCTGATTGCTCGAGACCGTTGCGTACGTCGTGATAAAGTGTCCCGCAGCAGCTCCACCAGGTAGTAGATGAAATCTCGAGGGAATCCAAACGTTGTTAATAGGAACTCATCTGAAACAGTCTCTATATCAAACCTGTCGAGAGTTTTATGTCCACGACCATGGAGCAGCAGGTCACAATCCAGAATGGCTATTTGTATAGCCATTTCGTTATGTATATTCTgtaggggggaaaaaaagagaaaggCATTATTGAATGCATCAAAACAGAGCCTTGTGTATTCAGCATGGTCTGTTTCTTTCAATATTATGTTCTGGTCTGATATGCTTAATCTCTAACCAAATGTCCAGTTAGATAAGTCAGAGATAGTCTCTACTAGATATAAAGATGATCGGTGTTCTATACAATTTGttgtatagctagctagcattcagGCTTGCGGCTAGCCTAGCAATTTCCTTATCAGACATTTATTTGGGAACAGTGAACCAGAGTCACCCGAGATGGTGCTAACTTATAAGAATACGAACTATAAATATCATTCATTagtaaaaaaaatttttaaaaacACGTCGAATTTGAACCTACCGGCGTTTGTTGTTATTGTCGTTCTGACTCTTCTGCGCAAAGTACACTGCGCATGTCACTTTTCTGATATCTAACAAAAATATGTGAGACGCAGTTTCGATtttaaaacaaacaaatgaaCGTAATTATTGTTTCCAAAACAACGTGTACTGTGTTTTTATTGATATTAAAACAATGAAATTACGAGAGATGGGATTTTTGCAAATGTTATAGACCACAGTGTTGGAGATGAAAGTGCTTCTCAAAATACAAATCTTTCGATACACGTCATACCCTCAAAAGAAAAATAAACAAGAAATGGGCCAGGTGGTCAAGGCTGGTGTCCAAATAACATAATGCGACGGTGTAATTTAGCCAATATAAGAATATATAACATTTAGACATATAGGTAACCAGAACTACGTTTTTCAGTACGCTATCAGCGCAACATTCAAATACATGTTGTGAATTTCTGATGTGATGAGCTAAGTACgtgcatgctagctagctatgttgctAATCTCGGTAGTTAGCCATGCTATCAAATGATCTAGATAGCTACCACCAATCTTGAATATTTTCTTGTCATTGACAGCCaatatgttttagtcaaatattacatAGCTAGAGTCGAAGTTAGCTAGCTGTTTTTTGTCAACACACACAAGCTTAATATGGACACACTGGAGTTCTTAGCTTAGATGACTATAGAATGGGGCTAGACAAAATCTAGCATTGTTTTGACTGACACGCCATTGCTATAGCCTGCCAACATTAGATTAATGTGGCTgtccttgctcaccagaatgtgTTTTTACATTACAAGGGCATTTCATGATGGACAGTGATCTAAGTCCTCAGGATAAAAAAGACTTGGACAAGTTCATAAAGTTTTTCGCTTTGAAGGTACTGTCTTTAACTATACGCAATATTGCCACAATTAGATTATCAAGTACTTTCTACAGTATTCCTGCGTTGATTAATATACTGAGGTTGATAATTTCCTAATTTCTCTCTGTCATCAGACAGTGCAGGTGATAGTCCAAGCTCGACTTGGGGAAAAAGTATGCACACGCTCCTTGTCTTCACCTACTGGCTCTGATTGGGTAAGTCACAATTCATTCTTGCCTCTCAACTCATTAATTTACCGGTGCCATTTTTTTTCCTGAACGAGTTGTAGATTCACGTCTCATTAAACTCAATTATTTTCACCAGTTCAACCTGGCAATCAAAGATATCCCAGAAGTTACACATGAGTCAAAGAAAGCTCTGGCCGGGCAGCTTCCTGGCATCGGACGATCCATGTGTGTTGAGATCTCCCTCAAAACCTCAGAGGTAAGATAGCACTGACTGGTGTCACAGACAGTTATTGAGACCAGTGGTCTGGATCATTGGGCATTTGTTCATCAATAAGTCCAAGGGACTGTAAAGGTTAGAAAAACATCAACATGTTTTTGTCATATTTTCCAGGGAGACTCGATGGAATTGGAGACATGGTGTCTCGAAATGAACGAGAAGTAAGTAATGAGAATAAGTTTAGCATTTTCTTATTTTTGTGCCCCAGGTTTTGTAGTTGCTTTTTACATTTCATGGACCGTAACACTCATTGTAAAATGTATGATTCATTTTTTTTGCAGGTGTGACAAAGATATTAAGGTGTCCTACACTGTCTATAACCGCATGTCATTACTGCTCAAGTCACTACTGGCTATCACAAGGGTAACCCCAGCCTACAAACTCTCACGAAAGCAAGGGCATGACTATGTCATACTGTACAGGTTTGTTTGTTTTATGGTATACAGATATGTGTTATTATTTTGACCAGTATTGCTAATGATGATGTATATCATGTTAGTAAACAGTCTGACTAATAGATGCATTCTTTTGCAGGATATATTTTGGAGAGGTTCAACTTACAGGATTGGGAGAAGGTAACCATGCCTGTTAtattatttacagtgcattcggaaagtattcagaccccttgactttttccagattttgttatgttacagccttattctaaaattgattacatcgtttttttacccccctcatcaatctacacacaataccccataatgacaaagcaaaaataggtttttcgaattttttgcaaatgtattaaaaaaaacggaaatatcacatttacataagtattcagaccatttactaagtactttgttgaagcacctttggcaacgattaacgtcttgagtcttcttgggtatgacgctacaagcttggcacacctatatttggggagtttctcccattcttctctgcagatcctctcaagctctgtcaggttggattgggagcgtcgctgcacagctatcttcagagatattcgatcgggttcaagttcgggctctggcacggccactcaaggaaattcagaggcttcttccgaagccactcctgccttgtcttgcctgtgtgcttagggtcgttgtcctgttggaaggggaaccttcgccccagtctgaggtcctgtacgctctggaggaggttttcatcaaggatctctctgtactttgctctgtttatcattccctcgatcctgactagtctcccagtccctgccgctgaaaaacatcccacagcatgatgctgccaccaccatgcttcactataggcattcaggccaaacagttcaatcttggtttcatcagaccatagaatcttgtttctcatggtctgagagtcctttaggtgccttttggtaactccaagcgggctgtcatgtgccatttactgaggagtgacttctgccttgccactctaccataaaggcctgatttgtcgagtgctgcagagatggttgtccttctggaaggttctcccatcttcacagaggaactctggagctctgtcagagtgaccatcgggttcttggtcacttcgcCGAcgaaagcccttctcccccgattgctctatttggccgggcagccaggtggttccaaacttctttcatttaagaatgatggaggccactgtgttcttggtgaccttcaatgcagcagaaattctttggtacccttccccatatttttttgtacccttccctcgacacaatcctgtctctgcgctctatggacaattcctttgacctcatcgcttgatttttgctctgacatgcactgtcaactgtaggaccttatataaacaggcgtgtgcctttccaaatcatgtcccaatcaattgtatttaccaccggtggactccaatcaagttgtcaaaacatctcaaggatgatcaatggaaacaggatgcacctgagttcaatttcaagtctcatagcaaagggtctgaatacttacctaaataaggtatttctgttatttattatttcatacatttgcaaagatttctaaaaacctgttttcgctttgtcattatggggtattgtgtgtagattgatgaggggaaaacaatgatttaatccattttggaataaggctgtaacataagaaaatgtggaaaaagtcaagggctctgaatactttcctaatgcactgtatacattTTGTCGGTTGTCTGGGTCTTTGGAAGTGTTGTATAGGGCTGTGAAGATtctgacatttgttgtttctgAATGCCGTTTTTCAGGGTTCCAGACAGTGCGTGTAGGAGTTGTGGGAACTCCTATTGGAACCATCACCTTATCTTGTGCTTACAGGACAAACCTGGCCTTCATGTCCACCAGGTACAGAAACAGAAGCTGTTCTTGTTCACAGCACTGCATGTGCTCACTCAGCGGTCTCAAATGCACTGCCACTATGTTTTCCCCTTTTCTTCCATATCCTACTTATTCTCCACTGGTTTTATCTATACACTTATTCCTAATTCTATATTCATATTCTCACAGGCAGTTTGAGAGGACGGCTCCGATTATGGGCATAATCATTGACCACTTCGTTGAGCGCCCCTTTGGCAACATGGGACACATGCATCCATGTAACTACAGGTTGGTTAGCCCTACCCCAAACACCTATACTGACCCAATACAGATGTGTGCATGCCTATTATTTATGATCATCTTGTGTGAAGTTCTAAAATAAAGGATTGTGTAATGATCTGGTCATGTTTGTTTGCCTTCCCTATACTCCAGAGCACCCGGGGAAGATGAAGGAGCATACAATGGGGTGGAGGATTCTCAGGAAGTGTGCACCACGTCCTTCTCCACTTCCCCACCCTCACAAGTACGTATGTCACTGCTTAGCAATGTCAAACTTTGCAACTGTGTACGTTTTGCAAATGCGTAACTTCATATGCGGTGTCCACGGTGAGATTTGTGAGTGTGACTTCACTACCAAAAGGGTCAGGTGTTTTCTTAAACTATTTTGTCTTGCACCGCATTCAAATAGATATACATATTCAAACATTTGACCTATATTGATGACCATACATCCAGCTGTTGTGTATCTGGTGGCTTGTTTGTGTATGTGGTGGTTTGCAATTCTCATACCCAAAGCTCATGTCACAATTCTGTCAGTGGGAAAGCAGACATTTTGTGCTGGAGACATTACCAGGCCCCCGTACCAAATGTGTCCTTTCCATTTTTCTGTATAAGTGCTTTCATTTCTTagcccctttctctccctctttctgtgcTGTCTGTGTAGTGCGTGTTCACTGTAAGTAAGGCACATTTAAAGACCCCTAAACCTGCAGTGATGGACACACTGAAATTCCCCGTGATGGGCCTGGCCTTCTCACACCAAGTGAGTCTTGTGTGTGGGCAtgtatctcactcactcacaacgCCTGAGGTGTTCCAGGACTATTTGGCCTGTCTTCTGATACCTCTTTAAAAGTAATAGAAGTATAGAGTGCTTAAAAGCAAATCAATGAAGCAATCAAATGGGACATCTCTTTATCCCTTACATTAGAGTGTCCAATCAAAAACACATCTTTTGACCAATGGGTCAAATAATATGTTTATTGTGTAGATACTCTGCTAATAAAACCAACGGTCCTGACCATCATCTCTCTATAATAATCAGTTCAAAATGTATTGGAGGTATTAACCCTTATAGAATggactaaatcaatggaggccagaaAAGAAAAAGAAGTGGTAAAAAATCAGGACAATTGCATCGAGTCAGCTACGCTGGATTCTGTGCAAGAAACAAGGCTACTGTGGCTACCTGACAGGCTCACTTTCCCATTGAACTCATCTTTCTTCAAATCCGCAGGACATCAAACAATATAGATGTAAGATGGATATCGATTTTGAGACATGACTTGTAGAATTTTCATATTTTAGTAAACGCTTTTCATGTTCATTTGAAATTcctgttattttttgttgttggaagatttctcacaaaaacaaacgtatctctgtgaaatgtcaacggGGTGCTGAGCGTTTACCAAGCTTTTTCTTTTCCCAAAGCCTTTTACATTTCATTCAGTTCGTGTCGTGCTAATTGTGCTTTTTGCGACCCACGGAAACAACTTTGGAAGACAAGGACCACAAAATGTAAAATGCTCAAAAGTTGTTACGAGAAACCTGCCATCGCTAGGTCAACAGAGCTCTGTGCTTATTATCGTATGTATAATGTTAAGAAATACAACGTTTTGCATGTAATGTTAACGATATGTTAGAGAGACTCCACTGAAGgattcagaacatgaataatcGTATTTGTCTTGGTAAAAGGTATTTTATAACCTAAGGAAGTACTTATGTAATTATATACTGACTGCCCTAGGATTCCTAACCTCAAATCCTTTCCACATGGTCCCATTGGTTTGCTGACAAGGATTCCTTAACAAGTAGTTAGTCATCACTTAAATATGTTAATAGATTATCACGTTCATTGTCAGGGTAAGTCAAATCTGCCTAGAAGAGCTGTGCTTGAAACGTTTCCCCTATCCTCTCTAATGCTATAGTTTCTACCTCCTGCTGCCCGCTCCCATCACCCCGTTTCTCCTCTGTGGATTAATTCATGTTTTAGCTcgctttcttttctttctttctttctttctttctttctttctttctttctttctttctttctttctttctttctttctttcttgctgtctctttctcactcactctctctctgtctctctttctctctctctgtctctgtcgctctctttctttctcgccctttctctcgttctctctctcagctctactGCTCTCGTCTTTCTTATCAGTCTCCTGTGCTTGTTGGAGCTGCTGACTTCTGCCACCCCTCCACCTTAAACGCTGCCAACCCACACCAGGTAACCACCCAGGTATTGAGCTAGTCAAATcacactttatttgtcacatgctttgtaaacaataGTTGTAtattaacagtgaaatacttacttatcgccccttcccaacaatgcattgagagaaaaaaaaccccCTGAAATTatagaaaagtaataataaatacacaatgagtaacgatgacttggttatatacacaaggtaccagtgcaggggtacgaggtaaatatgtacatactgtataactaggaataaagtgactaggcaacaggatcaATAgcaaacagtagcagcagtgtatgtgatgagtcaaagttagtgcaaaaagggtcagtgCCGATAGTccctatttaactaactatttagcagtctcatggcttggggtgGAAGcggttcagggtcctgttggttccagacttgttgCATCggtacagtctatgacttgggtggctcgagtctttgaccatttgtagggccttcctctgacaccgcctggtatagagatcatGGAtgaccttgcggtcggatgccaagcactttgccataccaggcggtgacgcagccagtcaagatgctctaaaTGAATAGATTTGAGGGCCAACAAGGGAAACAAAGCTTTGCATAGGTGTTTCAACATGACTCAGCCAGTGCCAACTATGACCTTTCACACGTCCTATGTAGATGGGAGTTCCAGGGAAGGAGGGGGGCGTACCCCAGCAGGTGCCTGTGCAGCCTTGTCATGGAGCCCAGGCAGAGCATCGACGAGTGTCCTCATGCCACCCTGCTGATCATGTTACCGCCACGCCCTCCAGCAGGTAAGCCCCAGTCTGCCATGACCCCCGTGTGACAAAGCAAAACACCCTGTGGAACTGAGGATCACCTGAGGTGACGATTGCTTGGGAGAAACCTGTTTGTTACAGCTTTGCCATGTGATCTTTCAAAGTGGTGAGGACACAGAGACCCCGTCGAGGAGCGTTGAGGTGAAGAGTGGCTCTCCCTGTGGCGTACTGGACACCACCTTCACCAGGAAAGTGGGTGCCTTTGTCAACAAGCCAGGCACACAGGTAGCGGCAGCCTTTTTATGTCCTTGTTTAAGTACAAAGCTTTGATATTTATTCCTGGAAGTACCCATTCTTACGAGTAAAGGACATAGTACCAGTGAGTGTTATACCCTTGTAATAACTGCAGTATTAATCTATGTCCATTGCAGGTAACCACAGCAAGCCTGGACTTACCATTTGCAGCGTTTGCTCCCAGAGCCTATGACCTCGAGGAAAATGACCCTATGGTAAATAAATTATTCACATAACTAATTGTCAGCCTTAAATAACTATTTTCTGGGTTATGGTTAGGAGTCATTTTAGTGCAAATGTGGTAATGATATTACTTCTCCTTTATCCAAGGTTCAGCCGCCGGAGTCCTCAGCCACGTCCTCTCCCCTGCAGGGCAGTTTGCACTCCCAAGGCTCTGGTGAGAGTGGAGGCCCGGCACAGGACGACTTTGTTATGGTGGACTTTGTAAGTACCCTGCCTTCGGTAACACAGATTGCTCTATTTGTTTTCCAGAGGAAAACAGTGACTACATTTTAGTCAAGGATAGATAGTAACTCAGTCAATCTAACCCCATTTCTATGTCGTATCAAATGCTGCTACGAACAAATGTCTGTTTATGTCTGTCAATAGTGGATGTTATCTGCAGAGGAAGAAaacatacattttcttcatatagAAATGAGCATTTACTTACATCACTTAGCAGTGGTAATTTAATGCGCCTGCATACTGGGTTCGATTTGCTCCTAGACGAAGTGAATGTCTGTGCCTCGCGTACTCCCTTTAAAGACCTTGGCTTGAAAAATGATTAAAAAAAGCAGCAATAGTACTATTTGTCCCTCTTTAGATGCCGTAgaagtatacacttcctcaaaatagtctgaat
This window harbors:
- the LOC115202883 gene encoding autophagy-related protein 13 isoform X6; the encoded protein is MMDSDLSPQDKKDLDKFIKFFALKTVQVIVQARLGEKVCTRSLSSPTGSDWFNLAIKDIPEVTHESKKALAGQLPGIGRSMCVEISLKTSEGDSMELETWCLEMNEKCDKDIKVSYTVYNRMSLLLKSLLAITRVTPAYKLSRKQGHDYVILYRIYFGEVQLTGLGEGFQTVRVGVVGTPIGTITLSCAYRTNLAFMSTRQFERTAPIMGIIIDHFVERPFGNMGHMHPCNYRAPGEDEGAYNGVEDSQEVCTTSFSTSPPSQSPVLVGAADFCHPSTLNAANPHQMGVPGKEGGVPQQVPVQPCHGAQAEHRRVSSCHPADHVTATPSSSGEDTETPSRSVEVKSGSPCGVLDTTFTRKVGAFVNKPGTQVTTASLDLPFAAFAPRAYDLEENDPMVQPPESSATSSPLQGSLHSQGSGESGGPAQDDFVMVDFKPAFSNDDLLPMDLGTFYREFQNPPQLASLTIDVSSQSMAEDLDSLPEKLAVYEKNIDEFDAFVDTLQ
- the LOC115202883 gene encoding autophagy-related protein 13 isoform X7, with the protein product MMDSDLSPQDKKDLDKFIKFFALKTVQVIVQARLGEKVCTRSLSSPTGSDWFNLAIKDIPEVTHESKKALAGQLPGIGRSMCVEISLKTSEGDSMELETWCLEMNEKCDKDIKVSYTVYNRMSLLLKSLLAITRVTPAYKLSRKQGHDYVILYRIYFGEVQLTGLGEGFQTVRVGVVGTPIGTITLSCAYRTNLAFMSTRQFERTAPIMGIIIDHFVERPFGNMGHMHPCNYRAPGEDEGAYNGVEDSQEVCTTSFSTSPPSQMGVPGKEGGVPQQVPVQPCHGAQAEHRRVSSCHPADHVTATPSSSGEDTETPSRSVEVKSGSPCGVLDTTFTRKVGAFVNKPGTQVTTASLDLPFAAFAPRAYDLEENDPMVQPPESSATSSPLQGSLHSQGSGESGGPAQDDFVMVDFKPAFSNDDLLPMDLGTFYREFQNPPQLASLTIDVSSQSMAEDLDSLPEKLAVYEKNIDEFDAFVDTLQ
- the LOC115202883 gene encoding autophagy-related protein 13 isoform X4 encodes the protein MMDSDLSPQDKKDLDKFIKFFALKTVQVIVQARLGEKVCTRSLSSPTGSDWFNLAIKDIPEVTHESKKALAGQLPGIGRSMCVEISLKTSEGDSMELETWCLEMNEKCDKDIKVSYTVYNRMSLLLKSLLAITRVTPAYKLSRKQGHDYVILYRIYFGEVQLTGLGEGFQTVRVGVVGTPIGTITLSCAYRTNLAFMSTRQFERTAPIMGIIIDHFVERPFGNMGHMHPCNYRAPGEDEGAYNGVEDSQEVCTTSFSTSPPSQLYCSRLSYQSPVLVGAADFCHPSTLNAANPHQMGVPGKEGGVPQQVPVQPCHGAQAEHRRVSSCHPADHVTATPSSSGEDTETPSRSVEVKSGSPCGVLDTTFTRKVGAFVNKPGTQVTTASLDLPFAAFAPRAYDLEENDPMVQPPESSATSSPLQGSLHSQGSGESGGPAQDDFVMVDFKPAFSNDDLLPMDLGTFYREFQNPPQLASLTIDVSSQSMAEDLDSLPEKLAVYEKNIDEFDAFVDTLQ
- the LOC115202883 gene encoding autophagy-related protein 13 isoform X5, producing the protein MMDSDLSPQDKKDLDKFIKFFALKTVQVIVQARLGEKVCTRSLSSPTGSDWFNLAIKDIPEVTHESKKALAGQLPGIGRSMCVEISLKTSEGDSMELETWCLEMNEKCDKDIKVSYTVYNRMSLLLKSLLAITRVTPAYKLSRKQGHDYVILYRIYFGEVQLTGLGEGFQTVRVGVVGTPIGTITLSCAYRTNLAFMSTRQFERTAPIMGIIIDHFVERPFGNMGHMHPCNYRAPGEDEGAYNGVEDSQEVCTTSFSTSPPSQSPVLVGAADFCHPSTLNAANPHQVTTQMGVPGKEGGVPQQVPVQPCHGAQAEHRRVSSCHPADHVTATPSSSGEDTETPSRSVEVKSGSPCGVLDTTFTRKVGAFVNKPGTQVTTASLDLPFAAFAPRAYDLEENDPMVQPPESSATSSPLQGSLHSQGSGESGGPAQDDFVMVDFKPAFSNDDLLPMDLGTFYREFQNPPQLASLTIDVSSQSMAEDLDSLPEKLAVYEKNIDEFDAFVDTLQ
- the LOC115202883 gene encoding autophagy-related protein 13 isoform X8, whose protein sequence is MMDSDLSPQDKKDLDKFIKFFALKTVQVIVQARLGEKVCTRSLSSPTGSDWFNLAIKDIPEVTHESKKALAGQLPGIGRSMCVEISLKTSEGDSMELETWCLEMNEKCDKDIKVSYTVYNRMSLLLKSLLAITRVTPAYKLSRKQGHDYVILYRIYFGEVQLTGLGEGFQTVRVGVVGTPIGTITLSCAYRTNLAFMSTRQFERTAPIMGIIIDHFVERPFGNMGHMHPCNYRAPGEDEGAYNGVEDSQEVCTTSFSTSPPSQCVFTVSKAHLKTPKPAVMDTLKFPVMGLAFSHQLYCSRLSYQSPVLVGAADFCHPSTLNAANPHQMGVPGKEGGVPQQVPVQPCHGAQAEHRRVSSCHPADHVTATPSSSGEDTETPSRSVEVKSGSPCGVLDTTFTRKVGAFVNKPGTQVTTASLDLPFAAFAPRAYDLEENDPMVQPPESSATSSPLQGSLHSQGSGESGGPAQDDFVMVDFKPAFSNDDLLPMDLGTFYREFQNPPQLASLTIDVSSQSMAEDLDSLPEKLAVYEKNIDEFDAFVDTLQ
- the LOC115202883 gene encoding autophagy-related protein 13 isoform X2; protein product: MMDSDLSPQDKKDLDKFIKFFALKTVQVIVQARLGEKVCTRSLSSPTGSDWFNLAIKDIPEVTHESKKALAGQLPGIGRSMCVEISLKTSEGDSMELETWCLEMNEKCDKDIKVSYTVYNRMSLLLKSLLAITRVTPAYKLSRKQGHDYVILYRIYFGEVQLTGLGEGFQTVRVGVVGTPIGTITLSCAYRTNLAFMSTRQFERTAPIMGIIIDHFVERPFGNMGHMHPCNYRAPGEDEGAYNGVEDSQEVCTTSFSTSPPSQCVFTVSKAHLKTPKPAVMDTLKFPVMGLAFSHQSPVLVGAADFCHPSTLNAANPHQMGVPGKEGGVPQQVPVQPCHGAQAEHRRVSSCHPADHVTATPSSSGEDTETPSRSVEVKSGSPCGVLDTTFTRKVGAFVNKPGTQVTTASLDLPFAAFAPRAYDLEENDPMVQPPESSATSSPLQGSLHSQGSGESGGPAQDDFVMVDFKPAFSNDDLLPMDLGTFYREFQNPPQLASLTIDVSSQSMAEDLDSLPEKLAVYEKNIDEFDAFVDTLQ
- the LOC115202883 gene encoding autophagy-related protein 13 isoform X1, with translation MMDSDLSPQDKKDLDKFIKFFALKTVQVIVQARLGEKVCTRSLSSPTGSDWFNLAIKDIPEVTHESKKALAGQLPGIGRSMCVEISLKTSEGDSMELETWCLEMNEKCDKDIKVSYTVYNRMSLLLKSLLAITRVTPAYKLSRKQGHDYVILYRIYFGEVQLTGLGEGFQTVRVGVVGTPIGTITLSCAYRTNLAFMSTRQFERTAPIMGIIIDHFVERPFGNMGHMHPCNYRAPGEDEGAYNGVEDSQEVCTTSFSTSPPSQCVFTVSKAHLKTPKPAVMDTLKFPVMGLAFSHQSPVLVGAADFCHPSTLNAANPHQVTTQMGVPGKEGGVPQQVPVQPCHGAQAEHRRVSSCHPADHVTATPSSSGEDTETPSRSVEVKSGSPCGVLDTTFTRKVGAFVNKPGTQVTTASLDLPFAAFAPRAYDLEENDPMVQPPESSATSSPLQGSLHSQGSGESGGPAQDDFVMVDFKPAFSNDDLLPMDLGTFYREFQNPPQLASLTIDVSSQSMAEDLDSLPEKLAVYEKNIDEFDAFVDTLQ
- the LOC115202883 gene encoding autophagy-related protein 13 isoform X3, whose product is MMDSDLSPQDKKDLDKFIKFFALKTVQVIVQARLGEKVCTRSLSSPTGSDWFNLAIKDIPEVTHESKKALAGQLPGIGRSMCVEISLKTSEGDSMELETWCLEMNEKCDKDIKVSYTVYNRMSLLLKSLLAITRVTPAYKLSRKQGHDYVILYRIYFGEVQLTGLGEGFQTVRVGVVGTPIGTITLSCAYRTNLAFMSTRQFERTAPIMGIIIDHFVERPFGNMGHMHPCNYRAPGEDEGAYNGVEDSQEVCTTSFSTSPPSQLYCSRLSYQSPVLVGAADFCHPSTLNAANPHQVTTQMGVPGKEGGVPQQVPVQPCHGAQAEHRRVSSCHPADHVTATPSSSGEDTETPSRSVEVKSGSPCGVLDTTFTRKVGAFVNKPGTQVTTASLDLPFAAFAPRAYDLEENDPMVQPPESSATSSPLQGSLHSQGSGESGGPAQDDFVMVDFKPAFSNDDLLPMDLGTFYREFQNPPQLASLTIDVSSQSMAEDLDSLPEKLAVYEKNIDEFDAFVDTLQ
- the LOC115202885 gene encoding putative nuclease HARBI1, with product MAIQIAILDCDLLLHGRGHKTLDRFDIETVSDEFLLTTFGFPRDFIYYLVELLRDTLSRRTQRSRAISPEVQILAALGFYTSGSFQTRMGDAIGISQASMSRCVTNVTKALVEKAPECIGFMRDEATKQQSKEEFFRVAGIPNVMGVVDCAHIAIKAPNADDSSYVNKKGFHSINCQLVCDARGLLLSAETNWPGSLLDNCIFKQSSVYKELEEQENHEGWLLGDCHYPLKKWLMTPVQYPETSADFRYNLAHTATHEIVDRTFRAIQTRFRCLDGSKGYLQYSPEKCSHIILACCVLHNVSLQSGLDAWTFERTDIPDQSDDGSRKPEAVDLEAVRIRQELILSHFS